The DNA region AAATCTTAAATCTATAAAATTAGGATTTAATAAATTATCAGGTAATTTACCACAGTCTCTATCTAACTTACAATCACTAGAACATTTAGAATTATTTTTAAATCAATTTAATGGCGCTATTCCAACGTGGATTGGAGATTTAAAGCAATTACAAACATTAGCTTTATATAGCAATCAATTTGAAGGTGAAATTCCAAATTCTATTACAAACTTAACTAATCTACAAAGCCTAGAATTAGGAAGTAACTATTTAAATGGGACTATACCTTATGCAATAAATCAATTAACTCAACTTAAAAAATTAAGTTTATTAGATAATAAATTAAACGGAGAAATCCCTGAAACTATTGTAGAATTAACTAATTTAGAAGAATTAGTATTATCAAATAACGAGTTAACAGGTGCTTTACCATTTCAATTAGCACAATTAGAAAATCTAACTTTAGTTATGGTTAGTGATAATAATTTAAATAATGAGTATATTACTGTTGTAAATGACAACCCAAAAAAGGTGTCATTATTCTTAGAAAACGATACAGTTGTAGATAAAGATTAATTACTTTAATCCAAAACAAATCAAAGCCAATCTATAACAGATTGGCTTTTTTTATAATATATATGATAGAACATTTTTTTACATGTCCTTATTGTTGGGAAGAAATATCAATGTTGTTAGACTCTAGTGTAACAAATCAAACGTATGTTGAGGATTGTGAAGTATGCTGTAATCCTATACAAATTTCTGCAGTATTTGATGATTTAGAATTGGTTGGTTTTGAAGCAATTAATATCGAACAATAATTTTTTTAATATAAATGCTTGTTATATCTAAAATTGATTGTATATTTGCAGTCCAATATCGCGGGATAGAGCAGTAGGTAGCTCGTCGGGCTCATAACCCGAAGGTCACAGGTTCGAGTCCTGTTCCCGCTACTAAGCTTAAAGCTACTAAAATTAACGGTTTGTGTCTTCACAAACCGTTTTTTTATGCTTACTTTTCAGGAGTTAATACAAAGTGAATACGAAAGTGCATACGATTATGCATACGATTTAACTATGAAGAAGACTTATTCCGAGCCTAAAATTTATATGGGAAACAACGACTTATCAAAGCGCTGGTATGTCTATTTTTCATATGAAGATCCTAAGACAGGAAAATTAAAACGCCAAACGCCTATATATGGCAACGCAAATACATTTAAAACAAAAGAAGAACGCTTAGCAGTATTGTCTATTTATAGACGTGTTTTAGTTAAGTTATTAAAGCAAGGCTATAGTCCATATGAGGATAATACAGAACTGCATACAAAACTTAATACGCCAACACAATTAGATACAACCAATGTTGGTTCGGTTGTTTCTAATCAAAATTCAAAAACCGTTCAAAACAACGTAGTAGATAAAGCAGTTGTAACACCTGTAAATACGGTAGTTAAAGCTGAAAATGATCATCCAACATTAAAGGTAAATGATCACCAAAATGTAAATGAAAATCAGCATCAAGAATTAAAGCAAAATATTATACCCTCAGATAATCAGACCGAGGGTAAAGTGAATATTTTAGAGAAAAAAGAAGCAACGCAACAAATTCAGAACAAAAAAAATAAAACCACTATTGAAGAAGCAATAGAACTTGATTTAACGTTAAAAGAAAAATCTTTAAGAGCGACAAGTTTTCGAGGTTATTCAAGTAATTTAAGACGTTTTAAAAAATGGCTAGATCAGAAACAAAAACATCTAAAATATATTGAAGATGTAGATAAAGCTGTTGTGGTAATGTATTTAAATGAAGTATTATTAAGTTCTTCTGCTAGAAATAGAAATAATTACAAAGCCAGCATAAGCAGTTTTTATACAACGTTGGTTGATAATGATATTCTACCAATTAACAACATAAAGAATATTAAAAAGCTAAAAACGCAATCGGTTAGACATAAAACTTATACCGAAGAACAACAAAATGAAATTTTTGAATATCTAGAAAAGGAAGATCAAACTTTGTTACTTTTTATTAAATTTTTAAGCTACAGCTTTTTAAGACCAATAGAAGTTTGTAGACTTAAGATAGGAGACATAAATCTTAAAGAAAAAACGATTAGCTATCGAGCTAAAAATAAAAATTATAAAACTAGAATTATACCATCTATTTTGTATGATGTATTACCCGACTTGTCAAAGTGTAGAGCAGATGATCACTTGTTTAATAAACAACAAATTGGCGGCGTTTGGGATCTTGGAGACGACAGTAAAAGAGGATATTACACAACACGTTTTAAAACGGTGGTAAAAGATAAGTTTAAATTAGGTTCAGAATATGGTTTATATAGTTTTAGACATACGTTTATCACTAAAGTATACCGTTCGTTAGCAGAGCAGTATTCGCCTTACGAAACTAAAAGCAGATTAATGCAAATTACAGGGCATGAATCTATGGCTGCGCTTCAAGCTTATTTAAGAGAAATAGATGTAGAATTACCAGAAGATTATTCAAATTATTTTTAAAAATCAATGGGTCAAAATTTAAGTGAAATAACAACAAAATTGAATATTGGTTTAGTCTATGTTTCAATTATTTATTTACCACAGCGTTTTCTAAACTTTATAGATAAAGCTGAAGATGAACAATTATTGAAATTAGTTAATAAGCCTTTTATAATTGATAAAGATGGATATGATATAAAACCTACTGTAACGGAGGTTTTTAATTTATTAGGAAAATCATCTCTATTGAATCAAAACATTTTTTATTTAAATAATTTAAAACTAGAACATAACAAGGATAACTTTAATTATATATTAGATAAATATGTAGAGTCAATGAATGGTGCTATTTTTTTAGCTGAATATTTTTCTAAAAATATCTACACAGATATTCCTGAAGCAGAAAGTAATATAAAGTCATCATTTATAAATCAGTATCATTTTCTGATAAAACATAAAGAAGAATTTGATGCTAAATTTAGGCCACATAATTTCCCACCGCTTAATAACAATTCTTGGTTAAATAAAAACACATTAAATAATATAAAAGATACTTTTCCAAATTCTAAAATCAAAGATTTTGATATTGACAACTTAGATAAAAAACTAAAACCAGAAACAGTTGAAACTAAAGTTGTAAAAAAATCAAAAGCGGAATTAAAGAAAGAAAAATTAAAAGCTATTAAAGAGCAAGCAAACCAAGAAGCAGAGAATTATATACTAGAGCGTGTTTTTAATTTAAAAGTTTAGCATTAAAGAATACTTAATTAAAGTTGGTTATGTTGGTAGCGTTGGTTGAAACGTGAATTTAATGTTTTTTGGGTTGTTTTTTATCTTCTAACGTTGTTTTGATGTTGGAATTTAAGGTTGGTATATGTTGTTTGCTTTGTTGAAAATAGTTGTTTGCTATGTTGGTTTTAGGTTGTTTTAGTGTTGTTTAGTGTTGTTTTTCTGTTGATTTGTTGTTGATTTTTGTTGATCCGTTGTTGATCCGTTGTTGATTTCGTTTGAATTTTGTTGAGTGCTGTGGAATATCATTGTAATTATATGCAAAATTAATTTTAATGGTAATTAAATGCGGATTTAACTTTTTAAAGAGATAGAATTTACTTAGTTTTATTCCAACCAAACTATTTAATCGCTAATTAATCAAATGAAAAACCGTATCTACTCCATTAAGTATTTATTTTATTAAATCAATACGCCTTAATAAAAAGGTTAAATAATCATTATTAACATCTTTAATTTTTACGGTTATCCGTAAAATATATTCTTGTATTGTTGTTAAGTTTACTATCTATTAATTAAAAAAAATATGGGATTAATCAATAAAATACTTGGTAATGCTAGTGAAGCATCATCAGAAAAATTAAGTGAAAAATATTCAAGGCTCTTAATAAATGAGGAAGAGATAGAATTAGGATTTAAACTATTTAGAGACGTTTTTATGTTTACTAATAAAAGATTAATTCTTATAGATGTCCAAGGGTTAACAGGTAGTAAAATAGAATACAAATCAATGCCTTACAAAAGTATTTCAAGGTTTTCTTTAGAGACTTCAGGGACTTTTGATTTAGATGCAGAACTTAAAATTTGGATTTCAAGCGAAAATATACCTTCTGTTAGTAAGAAATTTAATAAAAGCATTGATGTATATAAAGTTCAGAAATATTTAGCGTCCAAAATCATTTAATTTTTAATCATTATTTATGAAAATATATTCAGCTTATTTAACCTTATTTTCTTTTGTTATTATAATTAGTTGTAAAAGAGATAATAGTTATGATTTAGATAATTATTTGAACAGGTTTGAGTCATTTGTAGAGAATACTGAAAACAACTACAATTCAGATGTAAGGAGTCAGAAGCTTGATTCTTTCAATGATTTTATTGAAAGAAAAAAGGATTTTAAACTTTCATCAGAAAATATTAGAACTATAAATTCTTTAGAAAAAAGGTTTGAAAATATACTTGAAAACACACCTTCCAAAGAAAATCCTTATAGTATTAATTTCTATTTCGAAAATTCTGCAAGTATGAACGGTTACCTCGAAGGAACAGAGTTTCTAAAAGTAATGTATAGAGTTGTAGGTAACATTCAAAATTATGATAATAAATCCTTCTTTGTAAACTCTAATGAGCATCAACAATCAAATATCTTAGAGAAGATAAATAAAAAACAAATTAAGGTAGGAGATATAAGCAATTCTGATCATCAATTTATTTTTTCAAACGCTATAAATTCTGCATCTGAAAATAATAGTTTAAGTATTGTTGTTACAGATGGGATTTATTCAGTTACTGATGGAAATATTGATATTGTTCCAATAAAAATAGAACAAGCTTTTCAAAAATCATTGAAAAGTAAAAATACAGAAACTGTAGTTTTAAAATTAACTTCAAAATTTAAGGGAACATACTATTCTGAAACTTGTCAACCAGGTAAAAAAGCGATTAAAATTAATCAAAGTCGTCCTTATTACATGCTATTATTTGGTGATAGCTCAGTTATAGATAAAGCTTTAAAAGACATAGTTAATGTTACAGAACTTCCTGGGTATAATGAGCAAGCAAGGTTTTTGTCTTCGTTACAATCCAAACCTATTTATACAATTTTATCTCAAGGTGAAGAAAAAATAGGGCATTTTAAACCTGCAAAAAGAGGAAGTAGTTTTTTTACAGAAATAATTGATGTGGAAAAATCTAAGGCTTCTAGATATAGTAAGGGAGAAAATAAAGAAAACGTATTTCAATTTGGAGTGGCTGTAGACTTTTCAAATACAGACCTGCCAAATTCTTATTTAGAAGATTTAGGGAATTATAGTATATCTCAAGAAATGGGTTATGAAATATTAGATATACAAAATATTGATGATGTTGAAAAAAACAGCAGGACTTATAAAGAGCTAAATAAAATTCAAGAAGCAAACAAAGTAGAATTTACACATATTATAACTGTTAGTGCGCAAACTAATTTGTTTGGAGAATTAGAAATTAGTTTAAATAAAAATTTGCCAGAATGGATAAAGGAATCAGGAACAACAAATGATTGTGAAATAAAAGGGGAAGAGAAAACAACCTTTGCTTTTGATCAACTGATTCAAGGTATTTCAAAAGCTTATCAAAAAAAATCCAATAATTCCAATTACTTAACTATTAACCTAAAAATAAAAATATAATGTTCAATGATTTTGTAGCTAGTCTTTACGACCCTTGGTTTAATTACGAATTGTATTCTGATTTATTAGATGCTGTATTTAATGCTTTTGATTTTCAAAAACTTGGAATTGCATACTTAGTGGTATCGTTTGTTTGTTTGTTGGTGTTTTATAAAGTATTAGATCCTATTAAAAAACCTCGCCTTAAATGGTTATTAACAACGGTTTGTTCAGGTATATTGATGCTTATAGTTTGTTGTGTGTTATTGTATAATAATAATGAAGTCCTAATGTCTATTGCAAGTTATAGCTCAAGCCAACCAAATGCTATTAATCCTGAATATTTTATTATTCAAATGGCTGCTATTACTTTTTTATACGGTGTTATTACTGCAATGCTTTTATCTGTGCTAATGAAATATTTAAGTGCAGCAAATACTAAAAATCCTTTTTAAATATGGCAAAATTATATGTATTCGGAATAGGAGGTACTGGGTCAAGAGTTTTAAAATCTCTAACAATGTTACTTGCTTCAGGTGTAAAACTTCAAAACGATTTTGATACGTTAGTGCCTATTATTATAGATCCAGATGCTGCAAATGGGGATTTAAATAGGACAGCAGATATACTAACAAAATATCAAAATATTTACAATTCGGTAGGAGAAGATAATCAGTTATTTGCTACTAAAATTTTAACCTTGAAGCAATTGTTAAATGATAAACTTCCAAGTGTTTCAGATCATTTTAAGTTCGGTATGACTAATACTGGTCAGAAATTTGGAGAATTTATAGATTATAATGGATTGGATAAAGAAAATCAAGCTCTTATTGATTTGTTATTTAGCAAAAATAATTTAGAGTCTGACATGACTGTTGGGTTTAAAGGAAATCCTAATATAGGTAGCATTGTATTAAATAAATTTACCGATTCACCAGAATACAAAGAGTTTACTAGATCCTTTAATCCAGGTGATGCAATTTTTATTATTAGTTCAATATTTGGTGGTACAGGAGCATCGGGTTTTCCTTTATTATTGAAAAATTTAAGACTCAATAAACCCGAGATAGAAAACAGTAACATAATTAGTAGTTCAAAAATTGGTGCAATATCCTATTTGCCATACTTTAAAGTTGCTAATTCAAATGATAATAGTAAAGCTATAGATTCAACCACTTTTTTTAGTAAATCTAAAGCAGCTTTGAGTTATTATCAGCATGCTATTTTTGATAATAAGGAAACCATTAACGCTTTTTATTATTTAGGAGATTACTCAAATAATAACATGCCTTATTCAGAAGGGAAAAGTGATCAGAGAAACAATGCTCATTTTCTTGAATTAGCAGGAGCTTTATCTATAATAGACTTTACTAAAGATTTTAACAGTCTAACTGAAAATGATTCAACAATAATAAAAGAATTTGGTATAGAACCACATGAAGGTAGTAAACTTAAGCTAGATCATTTGGGTCAGTGGTCAAAGAATCAAATAAGTGTTCCTCTTTCCAAAATGGTGCTTTTGTCAAAGTTTCTTAATAAATCTTTAGATGTTTTATTTCAAAATTTAGGAGAATTCAACAGAAAGGATAACGGGATAAGTCGAGAGTTTTATAATCAAGAATTTTACAGAAGTTATTTTTTGAAGTTCATTCAATACTTTGATGAATGGATGGATGAGATGGAAGATAATGATGTTTCTTTCGCACCATATCATGATAATCAAGAACACGATACGCTTCTAGATTTTGTGAAAGGGAAAGATGTAGAAAGAGGTGGTTTTTTGAAGAAGAATAAAGCGAGTGCTAATCAAATAATAAAAGAAGCTCATACAATTGCGAAAAGTAAAAAACATGATGACGAATCAGAACCTTCAAGATTCTTGAAAATTTTGGATGAAGTTCTTACTACACAAATAACTAAAATTCTAAATTAAAAGTAATGGCAAAAAAAGTTTTTCGAATTCATAATGAAGGCGCTCATAATACAGACTGGTTTACTTCAGATAAAATAAATGCCACATTAATAGACAATATAGTTACTGATGGTGGTGATGGCAAAAAATTACCAACTTCTATACCTAGTCCATTTGCAAGAATAGATTTAGTTAGAACTGCGTTCAGTGCTATTGGAGCCAATGGTAATTTAGATGGTATAACAAGAAATGGCAAGGCTGTAGCTAGCGATAATCACAAACTTGTTTCAGATGCTTTAGATATAGGTCAGTTATTTTTTAACTATGATAAACATCAAGATGATTTAAGTTTAATTGTATGGAATAAGGAAAAAGGGGTAAATACACTTTTAAGTTCAAATCAACATCAAAAGCATTTAGGAGAAACATTAAAGTTATTCTTTCAACAAGATAGTAATCAATATAATTTTAATGAATTTAATAATATATACATTTTACTTTATAGGCATAAAATTATTGGGGGAACTTCACCTAGGACACTCTTTTTTGCAGCACCAGATGCAATAGGGACAGATATAAGATTTGGTCAAGATACAATGCTAGATGATATGCTTTTACCTCTCTACAGGAGAGATCCAAATTATATAAAATATTTAGTAGCACTTTCTAAAAGACCTAATTTTAATATATATTTTCCTGAGTTTAATAGCTATATAAGAAAAACGATAGATAAATTATATAGTTATAATCCATCATTACATGGAGAATTAATGAATCAAGATGCAACATCTTATTTAGATTCTCTTAAGCCAATACTATATAATAATAACTTAGGTCAACCTGTTGAAGTAATTCAAAGCTTACTATTAAAACAGTTTAAAAAAGACCCTTCACTAATAGAAAAAGCAAGTGATTTTACTATAAAATCCAGTAAAAACATTGATGAGCTTACACCTTTGGTTTTACCTGTAGAAACCTTGAATTTACCATACATATATACAGAAGATAAATGGGATAGTAATACCAAAGTGCCATATCAAGATAGTAAGCCTTTAAATGAAAGGTTGTTACCAGATCAGGGAGATAAGTATCCTTATCTAACAATGAACGATTTTTTAGAAAGCACAATTATAAAACTGCCTTACAGTATAGATGAATCAAAATTCTTAACCTTAGGAAACGGTCAGTTTTTAATTCCATTAAAACCTCTGTTCTTCAAGTATTTTTCTGTTAACGATCTTATTGATAAAAGCTTGTTAAAAATAAAGGAACTTGCGGGTAGTAGTGTTCAGGTAGAATTAAATATACCGATCAAACAAGGTTTTATTTCTTATACAAAGATTTATAATACACGTTCTAATGTGACAGATGCAGTTCAATTAGATAAAGGGGTAATTTTAGAAAAGTCACTTGCAATGTGTATTTATCCATTTAATAAAAGTAATGAGGTGAAACTTAATTATACCATTGGTTTAGCTGATATTTTCCCTAATAATTCAACTAAGTTATCAGTTAATTTATATAACGATACTTCTCAAAATCCTTTAAAACCTAAAAAAAACAAGGAGAGATCTGATCAACCATATATTACAAGTCAAACCATTTTAGATCAAAATTTTGATGCTATAGGTTTAAATGTAGGAGAAAGTCAGAACTACATTATACCTCTTTGGAACAATTATACAATAACAGGAGGAGATGCATACAAATTCGCAATAGATTTCGGAACGACTAACACACATATAGAATATGCTATTGAGGGGCAAGGAAGTGCAAAAGCATTTGATATTTTAGATACTGAAGAGCAGATTGCTTTTTTATTACCAGCTTCAGCTTCTCGAAGAACAGATGCAGTTAGAGTAATAGATGATGGAGAATCACATTTAATGCAAGAAATAATACCTAAGCGAATAGGTAAAGATGAGATGGTAAAAATGCCATTCAGATCTGCACTACTTCAGAATACTAATGTTAATTATGATTTAGCAACATTTGTATTTGCAAATGCTAATATAGGTTTTGAATATGAGAAAAAACCAATCAGACCATACCTTAAAACATTTACAAATTTAAAGTGGTCACATGAGTCTAATAATGATAAGCAAGTAAAACATTACATAGAAGAAATTTTAATGCTTTGTAAAAACAAAGTTCTTAAAAATAATGGTGATTTGGCTAAAACTAAAATTATATGGTTTTATCCTGTTAGTATGACAACAAACCATTTGAATAGGTTTAAAAGAATTTGGTCAGAGTCATTTAATGCCATATTTAATATTAACGAAGAAAATTTAAGTAGTTTTCCAGAAAGTATTGCACCATTTTATCATTATAAGAAGGAAGAAGGTATTAGAACTGCAGCTAAACCTTCAATATCTATAGACATTGGAGGCGGAACAACTGATGTTATGGTCTATTTTGATGAGAAACCACAATTTATTACATCATTCAAGTTTGCTGGAAATGCCATTTTTGGTAATGGTTTTAATGGAAATATTAAGTCTAATGGTTTTGTACAAAAATATAAAGATGTATTTGAAAATGTTTTAAATCAAAACAAGCTTGTAGAGGAAGCAAATATTTTAAAAAGAATTTATGGAGATTATATGTCTTCTACAGATCTCATTAACTATCTGTTTTCTCTAAAAGAGAATAAGAATGTAGTTGAAAAACATCTTGATTTAGATCTTAATAAACATCTTGCTAATGATGATGATTTTAAAATCATCTTTTTACTGTTTTATTCTTCAATAATTTATCATATCGCTGAAATGATGAAGTTAAAAGGTGTTGATCAACCTAGAAACGTTGTTTTTAGTGGAACAGGATCAAAAACTTTAAAAATATTAGATGTAACATCTCAGCTTTCAAGCTTAACAAAAGTTTTTGAGGCAATTTTTAATAAAGTATATGGTAATGATTTAATTAATTTAGATGTGAAGTCTAAAGATAATCCTAAAGAAGTTACCTGTAAAGGTGGTTTTAGTATAGATAGTGATTTAGATGGTATTAAACATACAGATTTAATAGAGATTAATATAGGTAATGGAAATGCTCCAAAAATTCAATCTAAGTCTCGTTCTCAAAAAGAAGTTATTACCTATAAAGATCTAGATAAACAATATTTAGAAGGTGTAATTGAAAATGTTAATAGTTTCTATGATTTGTTTAATGATCTTATCCATGAATTAGATTTTAGAGGAGAATTTGGATTATCTAATAAATCTATAGAATTATTTAATCAAATAAAATCTTACGATCAGCTTGATTACTTGATGCAAGGAGTAAAAGGATTGTCTGATGATTCTATACCTGAAGAGCCTGTTGCTCAAAGTTTATTCTTTTTTCCTTTAACCGGACTGTTGTATGGTTTAGCATCATCAATTAATCAATCATAAAAAGATGAAGCTATCAATTTTTATTCAGGCTGAAATGGAAAGCCTAATACCAGAAGAACAAATAGAAAATGTAGATGTTTTTTTTGATTCTAAAACTATAGCCTTAATAGTAATAACTATAGTGTTATTTATTATTGCATTAACCTTTTTTCAACAGCTAAAAAAAGCTAATTCAAGAATTAAAGAATTAAATCAAAAAACAAACTTTTCTTCATTTGAAAGTGCAAAACAAAGTCGTGATCAAGCTGAGATAGTTAGTCTTAGAGCTGAGATAGTTAGCCTTAGAGAAGAAAATGAAGAATTAAAAAGACAACTTACAGATAAAAAACAAATACCTAATACTGAGAGAGTAAATGTAATTGAAGAGATAAAGGAGGAGAAACAAGAATTATTAGAAGAAGGTCCAATTGTTCAAAATTTAATGATAGAAAAACCAGAGGTTCTATTCTTGCCCTCACCTTTTGAAGACAGTAAGTTTTCAGCAGAAGATGTCAGTAAGGAAAGGGCACCATTTTCTTTATATAAGATAAAGCTTAGCTCCTCAAAAGTTTCAGGTGAATTGACACTTTTGGAAGATGCTGATTTATCAAGAGCTTTAAACTCACCAGATCATTATTTAGAAAAAGCATGTGTTTACGAAAATGCCTTTAATATTAATGCAACAAGCATTGAAGTCATAGAAGAAGGTGAAGTTAAATTAGATAATCAAGATTGGTTGGTTATAAGTAAAGTTAAAATTAAGTTTATATAGCTATGATCCAAGTTCAAACAATTGAGTATATATTAATAACAGTATTGATTTTATTTCAGATATATCTTGGAATTAAATTATTTATAAAGATTTCGTCTTATAAATCAATATTTAATTTTATGCCTACTATAGCTCAAAAACAAGTGTCTGTAGAGCTTTATAATGAAGGAGATGTTTCTAAAATACTCTCTGAAGAAGTAGTTGAAGATAAGTTGAGTACAGAAATAGCTTATTTGAAAAATCACTCAACTAATTCTACTCTTTCTAATATATCAACAACAATTAATACTTATCTTATTAAAAATAAAGAAGCCTCTATAGATTTTCATATTCTTAAAGATATATCAGATAGGTATATAGAAATTGTTGAAGATGAAATAAATAATCGAATTCCTGCTCCTCTTTATATTGGGTTAGCAGCAACCATGTTAGGTATTATTTTTGGGCTTTTCGCTATTAATTTTGACACATCTACTAATGAGAGTACTTCATTAGCTTTAGAAGCTATTAAACCATTGATAAATGGAGTTAAAGTAGCTATGGCTGCTTCTGTAACAGGTCTTGTTATAACAACATTGTTTTCTGTTAGTATTTTTAAAATCGCTAAATCTAAAGTAGAAGCAGGTAAAAATGAGTTTTTGTCTTTATTGCAATCAGAGCTTTTGCCAAAAATGAACAAATCAAAACTTCCAGAAGTTCAAACCTTGTCTAACAAATTAGATAAGTTTGCAAGAAGTACCACTGGTGTAGTCGCTCAATTAGGTAGTGTTGTTAAAAACTCTTCTCAAGCAATAAAAAGAGAACAAGATTTAATAGAACAAATAAAAGAACTTGATGTTAAAAAAGTAGCTTCAGTTAATTTAGACGTCTTTAATCAACTTCAAGGAATGATGGGCTCATTTCAAGAATTTGCAAAATATTACGAGCATTTAGATAAGTCTTTATTGAATACAACTAGCCTGTTAAGTAACTTACAAGTGTTCGTTGCAAATACACATAATATTAATGTAATATTAGAGGACATAAAAAGTACTGTTGCAAAAAGCAATCAATCAACAGAGTTTTTTAATACACATATAAAGTCTTTTGTTAATTATGAAGATGCTGTTAAAGAAGCTGTGGCAAATACAGATTCTAAAATGTCTAAAGCTATAGAAGAATTAACAAGTTCTGCTCATAAACAATTTGAAGCCTATAATAGTGTTGTTTCAGAATACGACTCAAAGCTATCTACTGCTTTTAATAAGTCTATAGAGTCTTTTACAGAGGTAATGACAAAACAAGTTGTTAGAACTGAAGAGGCTTTTAATACTGCAAGACCTAAATTTGAATTATTAAGCAAATTAAACAAGTTGGATGTAATTGAAGAGCGATTACAAAATTTAGAAAGTGGGTTAACACAAGTTATTTCTAATGGAAACAATTCAATTGTAAAAGCTATAGAGACTATTAATAATAAACCAATAAAAGTAGAATCAGAAACTAAAATTCCTGAATTAAAATTTCCTAATCCTAGTTTGTTTCAAAAACTAGCATCTTCACTTAGTGTATTAACATATGTTATCATAATTTCTGGAGCATGTTATTACATATATATAAATTTTATTAAATGAAAAAAACCGGTTTTTTTTGGATAAGTTTTGCAGACTTAATGACTAGTTTGTTTTTTTTAATGCTTGTCTTGTATGTAGTGACTTTTGTTATACTTAAGGTAGAACAAGGAAAAATAATAGCTCAAAATGAGCAACTCAAAAAAATACTACAAATAGAGGAACAGTTCGAGCCATTACAAAACGATAAAGATTTTTCTTATTTAGATGATTGTGAGAAGTATGTAGCTAAAGAGCTAATTGGTATTGAAATTTTTGAGCCAGACAAAACAGAAATTTTAGATGTTCATAGAAAAACGGTAGTCCAAGTTGGGCATAAAATAAACAAGTTTTTAAAAAATCTTAGAAAGCAAAATGCTCAGTTCAGTTACCTCTTAGTTATAGAAGGTAATATGGCTAACACCTGGGATAAAAAATTTAGCTTAGATTCAGATTATGGATATTCTAAAAGTTTTGAACGAGCTATGTCTGTATATAAAC from Mesoflavibacter profundi includes:
- a CDS encoding Two component regulator three Y domain protein, whose protein sequence is MKNLKLTFIFLLTTMFCFAEVSTSEKDALLALYNSTNGASWNTTWDLESPISTWHGVTVENAQVIALDLAFNNLEGQLPEQIGDLVNLKSIKLGFNKLSGNLPQSLSNLQSLEHLELFLNQFNGAIPTWIGDLKQLQTLALYSNQFEGEIPNSITNLTNLQSLELGSNYLNGTIPYAINQLTQLKKLSLLDNKLNGEIPETIVELTNLEELVLSNNELTGALPFQLAQLENLTLVMVSDNNLNNEYITVVNDNPKKVSLFLENDTVVDKD
- a CDS encoding CPXCG motif-containing cysteine-rich protein, with the translated sequence MIEHFFTCPYCWEEISMLLDSSVTNQTYVEDCEVCCNPIQISAVFDDLELVGFEAINIEQ
- a CDS encoding tyrosine-type recombinase/integrase translates to MLTFQELIQSEYESAYDYAYDLTMKKTYSEPKIYMGNNDLSKRWYVYFSYEDPKTGKLKRQTPIYGNANTFKTKEERLAVLSIYRRVLVKLLKQGYSPYEDNTELHTKLNTPTQLDTTNVGSVVSNQNSKTVQNNVVDKAVVTPVNTVVKAENDHPTLKVNDHQNVNENQHQELKQNIIPSDNQTEGKVNILEKKEATQQIQNKKNKTTIEEAIELDLTLKEKSLRATSFRGYSSNLRRFKKWLDQKQKHLKYIEDVDKAVVVMYLNEVLLSSSARNRNNYKASISSFYTTLVDNDILPINNIKNIKKLKTQSVRHKTYTEEQQNEIFEYLEKEDQTLLLFIKFLSYSFLRPIEVCRLKIGDINLKEKTISYRAKNKNYKTRIIPSILYDVLPDLSKCRADDHLFNKQQIGGVWDLGDDSKRGYYTTRFKTVVKDKFKLGSEYGLYSFRHTFITKVYRSLAEQYSPYETKSRLMQITGHESMAALQAYLREIDVELPEDYSNYF
- a CDS encoding PH domain-containing protein; the protein is MGLINKILGNASEASSEKLSEKYSRLLINEEEIELGFKLFRDVFMFTNKRLILIDVQGLTGSKIEYKSMPYKSISRFSLETSGTFDLDAELKIWISSENIPSVSKKFNKSIDVYKVQKYLASKII
- a CDS encoding cell division protein FtsA encodes the protein MAKKVFRIHNEGAHNTDWFTSDKINATLIDNIVTDGGDGKKLPTSIPSPFARIDLVRTAFSAIGANGNLDGITRNGKAVASDNHKLVSDALDIGQLFFNYDKHQDDLSLIVWNKEKGVNTLLSSNQHQKHLGETLKLFFQQDSNQYNFNEFNNIYILLYRHKIIGGTSPRTLFFAAPDAIGTDIRFGQDTMLDDMLLPLYRRDPNYIKYLVALSKRPNFNIYFPEFNSYIRKTIDKLYSYNPSLHGELMNQDATSYLDSLKPILYNNNLGQPVEVIQSLLLKQFKKDPSLIEKASDFTIKSSKNIDELTPLVLPVETLNLPYIYTEDKWDSNTKVPYQDSKPLNERLLPDQGDKYPYLTMNDFLESTIIKLPYSIDESKFLTLGNGQFLIPLKPLFFKYFSVNDLIDKSLLKIKELAGSSVQVELNIPIKQGFISYTKIYNTRSNVTDAVQLDKGVILEKSLAMCIYPFNKSNEVKLNYTIGLADIFPNNSTKLSVNLYNDTSQNPLKPKKNKERSDQPYITSQTILDQNFDAIGLNVGESQNYIIPLWNNYTITGGDAYKFAIDFGTTNTHIEYAIEGQGSAKAFDILDTEEQIAFLLPASASRRTDAVRVIDDGESHLMQEIIPKRIGKDEMVKMPFRSALLQNTNVNYDLATFVFANANIGFEYEKKPIRPYLKTFTNLKWSHESNNDKQVKHYIEEILMLCKNKVLKNNGDLAKTKIIWFYPVSMTTNHLNRFKRIWSESFNAIFNINEENLSSFPESIAPFYHYKKEEGIRTAAKPSISIDIGGGTTDVMVYFDEKPQFITSFKFAGNAIFGNGFNGNIKSNGFVQKYKDVFENVLNQNKLVEEANILKRIYGDYMSSTDLINYLFSLKENKNVVEKHLDLDLNKHLANDDDFKIIFLLFYSSIIYHIAEMMKLKGVDQPRNVVFSGTGSKTLKILDVTSQLSSLTKVFEAIFNKVYGNDLINLDVKSKDNPKEVTCKGGFSIDSDLDGIKHTDLIEINIGNGNAPKIQSKSRSQKEVITYKDLDKQYLEGVIENVNSFYDLFNDLIHELDFRGEFGLSNKSIELFNQIKSYDQLDYLMQGVKGLSDDSIPEEPVAQSLFFFPLTGLLYGLASSINQS